In the Hordeum vulgare subsp. vulgare chromosome 7H, MorexV3_pseudomolecules_assembly, whole genome shotgun sequence genome, one interval contains:
- the LOC123408471 gene encoding brassinosteroid-responsive RING protein 1-like: MGFPAVYSEMPRLLLNLLFLLGHLRRLSSWLLRLVGAGVDDDLSFDYSDASDAAYFADHHHHQHQHDHGHGLEELEEHSPAVRFDALSAASAGDDGTPLLPEGCAVCLGDFHGAARVRRPRGCRHVFHRGCLDRWAAHGHRTCPLCRAPLLPPPATAPVLLPLPVPLPAS; this comes from the coding sequence ATGGGGTTCCCCGCGGTGTACTCGGAGATGCCCAGGCTGCTGCTCAACCTCCTCTTCCTGCTCGGCCACCTGCGCCGCCTCTCCTCATGGCTGCTCCGCCTCGTCGGCGCCGGCGTCGACGACGACCTCAGCTTCGACTACTCCGACGCCTCCGACGCAGCCTACTTcgccgaccaccaccaccaccagcaccaacacgACCACGGCCACGGCCTGGAGGAGCTGGAGGAGCACTCTCCGGCCGTGCGCTTCGACGCGCTCTCCGCTGCTTCCGCCGGAGATGACGGCACGCCGCTGCTGCCGGAGGGCTGCGCGGTGTGCCTCGGCGACTTCCACGGCGCCGCCCGGGTGCGCCGGCCGCGCGGGTGCCGGCACGTCTTCCACCGCGGGTGCCTCGACCGCTGGGCCGCCCACGGCCACCGCACCTGCCCGCTCTGCCGGGCGCCGCTGCTCCCTCCGCCGGCGACGGCGCCCGTCCTCCTGCCGCTCCCGGTCCCGCTCCCGGCGTCGTGA